From one Coxiella-like endosymbiont genomic stretch:
- a CDS encoding 3-hydroxyacyl-CoA dehydrogenase family protein — protein sequence MECPWGLWNSDRVELDICLLVANHLKGFYEDEVPQKLESLVKEDHLGVKTGQEFY from the coding sequence TTGGAATGCCCGTGGGGCCTATGGAATTCGGATCGAGTTGAATTGGATATTTGTTTGTTGGTAGCCAATCATTTGAAGGGTTTTTATGAGGATGAAGTTCCTCAAAAACTGGAATCTTTAGTTAAAGAAGACCATCTCGGAGTGAAAACTGGCCAAGAATTTTATTAG
- a CDS encoding 3-hydroxyacyl-CoA dehydrogenase family protein, whose amino-acid sequence MAYLLEANRFLTDGFSIELIDKAAVDFGMPVGPMEFGSS is encoded by the coding sequence ATGGCGTATTTGTTAGAAGCTAATCGATTTTTAACGGATGGATTTTCTATAGAATTAATTGATAAGGCGGCAGTAGATTTTGGAATGCCCGTGGGGCCTATGGAATTCGGATCGAGTTGA
- a CDS encoding enoyl-CoA hydratase/isomerase family protein, which translates to MIGGSKAELGEGIIMVEKQTYKHWWMKTDDEEILWLTIDREDMSINSMNREVFTEFNQILDFLLDEKPEAVILLSGKKKGFIAGGDIKQFVDLKNEKEAFDLICQAQLVLDKLEALSMPTALP; encoded by the coding sequence TTGATTGGAGGGAGTAAGGCGGAGCTTGGAGAGGGAATAATTATGGTTGAAAAGCAAACTTACAAACATTGGTGGATGAAAACGGACGATGAAGAAATTCTTTGGCTTACGATTGACCGCGAAGATATGTCCATTAATTCTATGAATCGAGAGGTTTTTACAGAATTTAATCAGATTCTTGATTTCCTTTTAGACGAAAAACCCGAAGCAGTTATTTTATTATCCGGAAAGAAAAAAGGATTTATTGCTGGTGGTGATATTAAACAATTTGTAGATTTAAAAAACGAAAAAGAAGCTTTTGACCTTATTTGCCAAGCTCAATTGGTACTGGATAAATTAGAAGCCTTATCTATGCCAACCGCGTTACCATGA
- a CDS encoding leucyl aminopeptidase family protein, with protein MNDCYVTTDEKSLIPIKPLISEKLSTWLDVQEPRVKAWVNASGFKAEPDTLCLIPEETGALHQVLIGVTDSGHFWHFGGLPKILPSGVFQLDPTDFEDEDHFQRALLAFGLGSYQYNTYRERSSFSAKLWVPSHYETYLFNWLTTIYLIRDLINTPSKDMGPTELAEAVVNVANEFDAKIRVIQEDKLETEFPAIYAVGRAGARPPLFIDMHWGDKKAPKVTLVGKGVCFDTGGLDLKTPDGMLLMKKDMGGAAHALGLARMIMLQQLPIRLRLLIPAAENAVGSKSYRPGDVLHTRAGKTVEITNTDAEGRLLLAEALTEAVREDPDLLIDFATLTGAARVALGADLPAFFCNQDSLAEELIESAIKTQDPMWRLPFYLPYRNYLKSEIADLANSSSDRMAGAITAALFLKFFVSDQISWAHFDIFAWNQEESPGRPVGGEAMTLRALFHYLKRRFS; from the coding sequence ATGAACGATTGTTATGTCACTACTGATGAAAAATCCCTGATTCCTATTAAGCCATTAATTTCAGAGAAATTATCCACGTGGCTCGATGTTCAAGAGCCGCGAGTGAAAGCCTGGGTAAATGCGAGTGGGTTTAAAGCAGAACCGGATACGCTCTGCCTTATTCCGGAAGAAACAGGCGCATTGCATCAAGTTTTAATTGGAGTAACAGATTCGGGACATTTTTGGCATTTTGGTGGGCTTCCGAAAATATTGCCGTCGGGAGTGTTTCAGTTGGATCCCACCGACTTTGAAGATGAAGATCATTTTCAACGGGCTCTGCTTGCCTTTGGGCTAGGCAGTTACCAATACAATACCTACCGTGAACGTTCGTCTTTTTCTGCTAAATTATGGGTTCCTTCTCACTATGAAACGTACCTCTTTAATTGGCTTACGACCATTTATTTAATTCGCGATTTAATTAACACCCCCTCTAAAGATATGGGGCCTACGGAATTGGCTGAAGCGGTGGTTAATGTTGCCAATGAGTTCGATGCAAAAATCCGAGTAATTCAGGAAGATAAACTCGAAACTGAGTTTCCTGCTATTTATGCTGTAGGTCGAGCTGGGGCTCGACCGCCCCTGTTTATTGATATGCATTGGGGCGATAAGAAAGCACCAAAAGTAACGTTGGTGGGAAAAGGCGTTTGCTTTGATACCGGGGGTTTGGATCTTAAAACTCCTGATGGCATGTTGCTGATGAAAAAAGATATGGGAGGAGCAGCTCATGCGCTTGGTTTAGCACGAATGATCATGCTACAGCAATTGCCAATACGATTACGATTACTAATTCCAGCGGCAGAAAATGCTGTTGGAAGTAAAAGTTATCGTCCAGGCGACGTTTTGCATACCCGCGCAGGGAAAACAGTCGAAATTACTAATACGGACGCTGAAGGTCGTTTGCTGTTAGCGGAAGCCTTAACGGAAGCAGTCAGAGAAGATCCTGATTTATTAATTGACTTTGCTACCCTTACAGGTGCTGCACGAGTAGCTCTGGGAGCTGATTTACCGGCGTTTTTTTGTAACCAAGATTCTCTTGCAGAAGAATTAATCGAGTCAGCGATTAAAACCCAAGATCCTATGTGGCGGCTCCCTTTTTATTTGCCTTATCGTAATTATTTAAAAAGTGAAATTGCAGATTTGGCTAATAGCAGCTCCGACCGTATGGCCGGAGCAATAACGGCGGCTTTATTTTTGAAATTTTTTGTTTCTGATCAAATCTCTTGGGCACATTTTGATATTTTTGCTTGGAATCAAGAAGAATCGCCCGGCCGGCCGGTGGGTGGGGAAGCTATGACTTTGCGAGCACTTTTTCATTATCTTAAAAGACGATTTTCATGA
- the miaB gene encoding tRNA (N6-isopentenyl adenosine(37)-C2)-methylthiotransferase MiaB, which produces MKKLYVKTYGCQMNEYDSAKMADVLHVSHGLELTSNPESADVLLLNTCSVREKAQEKVFSELGRWRPFKEKRPHMIIGVGGCVASQEGDSILRRAPFVDIVFGPQTLHRLPELLKEVVQSKKSVIDITFPEIEKFDRLPEPRAEGPSAFVSIMEGCSKYCTFCVVPYTRGEEISRPFDDVIAEVVSLTQQGVREITLLGQNVNDYRGLMHDGQIADLALLIHYLAAIKEVKRIRFTTSHPSAFSENLIDAYAEEPKLVNHLHLPVQSGSDRILAAMKRNYTALEFKSKIRKVRQVRPGISISSDFIVGFPGETKADFQSTMNLIHEIGFDHSFSFIYSPRPGTPAAQLPDDVPFTVKKERLAILQNRIQIKAAEISQSMLGTQQQVLVTGPSKKYPVQLSGRTENNRVVNFIGEGRLIGEIVTIRIKEARPNSLWGEVC; this is translated from the coding sequence ATGAAGAAGCTTTACGTTAAAACATACGGCTGCCAGATGAATGAGTACGATTCTGCCAAAATGGCAGATGTTCTTCATGTTTCTCATGGTTTGGAATTGACTTCTAATCCCGAAAGCGCGGACGTTCTGTTACTTAACACATGCTCTGTACGAGAAAAAGCGCAAGAAAAAGTATTTTCTGAATTAGGGCGATGGAGGCCCTTCAAAGAAAAACGACCTCATATGATCATTGGCGTTGGAGGTTGTGTGGCAAGCCAAGAAGGAGATAGTATTTTAAGACGTGCCCCCTTTGTAGACATTGTTTTCGGGCCACAGACCTTACACCGATTGCCGGAACTGTTAAAGGAAGTAGTCCAATCTAAAAAATCGGTTATAGACATAACCTTCCCGGAAATCGAAAAATTTGATCGTTTGCCTGAACCTCGCGCAGAGGGTCCTTCAGCTTTTGTTTCCATTATGGAAGGATGCAGCAAATATTGTACCTTTTGTGTGGTCCCTTATACACGGGGTGAGGAAATTAGCCGGCCATTTGATGACGTCATTGCCGAAGTCGTCAGTTTAACCCAACAAGGCGTTCGAGAAATTACCTTGCTCGGTCAAAATGTTAATGATTACCGTGGTCTTATGCATGACGGGCAGATAGCCGACTTAGCTTTACTCATTCATTATTTGGCGGCCATCAAAGAAGTAAAGAGAATTCGCTTTACCACTTCTCACCCTTCTGCTTTTTCAGAAAATTTGATTGATGCTTATGCCGAAGAGCCCAAACTGGTCAATCACCTCCATTTACCAGTCCAAAGTGGTTCTGACCGAATCTTAGCGGCCATGAAACGTAACTATACCGCCCTCGAATTTAAATCCAAAATTCGTAAAGTACGTCAGGTTCGACCTGGCATTAGTATTTCTTCAGATTTTATCGTCGGTTTTCCGGGAGAGACAAAGGCAGATTTCCAATCTACCATGAATCTCATTCACGAAATTGGTTTCGATCATTCTTTCAGTTTTATTTATAGTCCTCGCCCAGGTACGCCTGCTGCCCAATTACCTGATGATGTCCCTTTTACAGTTAAAAAAGAACGTTTAGCGATTTTACAAAATCGTATCCAAATAAAAGCTGCGGAAATTAGCCAATCGATGCTAGGAACTCAACAACAAGTTTTAGTTACGGGACCCTCCAAAAAATACCCTGTTCAACTCAGCGGTCGAACGGAAAATAATCGAGTGGTGAATTTTATAGGAGAAGGGCGATTGATTGGAGAAATAGTGACAATTAGAATTAAAGAAGCCCGCCCGAATTCCTTGTGGGGCGAGGTCTGTTAA
- a CDS encoding PhoH family protein gives MPCRSTILIWDWSLRHWENISSCVACAIADLAKEEVSRIVLTCPSVEAEEKLGYLTGDLTQKLILTYVF, from the coding sequence ATGCCATGCAGAAGTACGATATTAATTTGGGATTGGTCCCTCAGGCACTGGGAAAACATTTCTAGCTGTGTTGCATGTGCAATTGCAGATTTAGCAAAAGAAGAAGTTTCCCGCATTGTGTTAACATGTCCTTCTGTGGAAGCTGAAGAAAAATTGGGTTATTTGACTGGAGATTTAACCCAAAAATTGATCTTAACTTACGTATTTTAA
- a CDS encoding PhoH family protein, translated as MASLAYMSGRRLNDSFVILDEAQNATKEKMKMFLTRIGFSSKAVITGKTSPKLICPNIQSPVYETLFPYCGTLMRIQYFFQIK; from the coding sequence ATTGCATCATTGGCGTATATGAGCGGGCGAAGGTTAAACGATTCATTTGTAATTTTAGATGAAGCACAAAACGCCACTAAAGAAAAAATGAAAATGTTTTTAACTCGTATAGGTTTTAGTTCTAAAGCTGTAATCACAGGAAAGACATCACCCAAGCTGATTTGCCCAAATATACAGAGTCCGGTTTACGAAACGCTATTCCCCTATTGCGGGACATTGATGAGAATCCAATACTTTTTTCAAATCAAATGA
- the ybeY gene encoding rRNA maturation RNase YbeY, translating into MKLHIEVQNATQFSSLPTLSQLQKWVNTAFQFVPVTLNKNLSELTIRFIDREESAALNETYRHKKGPTNILSFSEDPILGFPSNSLGDLAICTPIVAEEAETQNKSLEAHFVHLVIHGVLHLLGYDHIETQEAAEMERLEINILSQLGYKDPYEDG; encoded by the coding sequence ATGAAGCTTCATATTGAAGTCCAAAATGCAACCCAATTTTCTTCCCTTCCTACTCTTTCGCAATTACAGAAATGGGTCAATACTGCTTTTCAATTTGTTCCAGTAACCTTGAATAAAAATTTATCCGAATTAACAATTCGCTTTATTGACCGCGAAGAAAGCGCCGCATTGAACGAAACTTATCGCCACAAAAAGGGGCCCACGAATATTTTGTCTTTTTCCGAAGATCCTATTCTTGGCTTTCCCTCGAATTCACTTGGGGATTTAGCTATCTGCACTCCTATAGTCGCCGAAGAGGCTGAGACACAAAATAAATCCTTAGAAGCTCACTTTGTCCATCTTGTCATTCACGGAGTATTACATTTGTTAGGATACGATCATATTGAAACACAAGAAGCCGCGGAAATGGAAAGATTAGAAATTAATATATTGTCTCAACTCGGCTATAAGGATCCTTATGAAGATGGGTAA
- a CDS encoding transporter associated domain-containing protein: MKKIVGSIKDETDIVEEELDITQCSENEFIVQALTPIEDFNDYFGTTISKENFDTIDGYIMQ; encoded by the coding sequence TTGAAAAAAATTGTCGGTAGTATTAAAGATGAAACTGATATCGTAGAGGAAGAACTTGACATTACTCAATGTAGCGAAAATGAATTTATCGTCCAAGCACTGACGCCAATTGAAGATTTCAACGATTACTTTGGAACTACAATTAGTAAAGAAAATTTCGATACGATTGATGGATATATCATGCAATAA
- a CDS encoding LPS-assembly lipoprotein LptE, with translation MINKIRVIFILLIGTLICSTVAGCGFKPRSSNDIPSYLRILYIDSPNPYDPLPIQLSRTLQALNIHLTKTREDAPVILRIININWEPLIPAILYGSTATLYTYLLSVDFDLETVNGQILMGPKNLTLRRQLIQNANQIYTPNATRLMKQEMTRTMVSLIYKEMWRSLISPSVFGKGGQTEGK, from the coding sequence ATGATAAATAAAATCCGAGTGATTTTCATTCTTTTAATTGGTACGCTTATTTGTAGCACAGTGGCAGGATGTGGATTTAAACCACGATCATCCAATGATATTCCTTCTTATCTTCGTATTCTTTATATCGATTCTCCTAATCCCTATGATCCACTTCCTATTCAATTAAGCCGGACGCTCCAAGCATTAAACATCCACTTAACTAAAACAAGAGAAGACGCTCCGGTTATCCTTCGAATTATTAACATCAATTGGGAACCTCTCATCCCTGCTATTTTATATGGCAGCACAGCAACACTTTACACTTATTTATTAAGCGTTGACTTTGACTTAGAAACAGTCAACGGGCAAATATTGATGGGTCCTAAAAATTTAACTTTACGACGTCAGTTAATACAAAATGCTAATCAAATATATACTCCTAACGCTACCCGACTAATGAAACAAGAGATGACCCGAACGATGGTATCTTTGATTTATAAAGAGATGTGGAGAAGCTTGATTTCCCCTTCCGTTTTCGGGAAAGGGGGCCAAACTGAAGGTAAATGA
- the holA gene encoding DNA polymerase III subunit delta encodes MKISSKQLDTHLNQKSLLPVYLICSDTPILVQETRDSIRQAARQQGFQQGELFFIETGFNWQALNTAIDNFNLFSEKTFIEIRNPQAKFDEKGIQILLRYLENPPPNKRLLIVTNKLTAAQQKTRWYKAVAELGAVIPIWPISTQELPTWIAQRFKKFNLTVDMESINLLAELTEGNLLATQQAIEKLRLLYQNKPIPPQTVSAVINDSGCFTVFDLTEAALLAKTSRVIRILLALKFVDKEAAPLVLWSLTRELRNLYMFFKELKNGKSLSQLLASQWQTRKQPLKMALSRLNPQLIAKLLQHSKQVDWIIKGIIPGNAWQELEILSLAIAGKELR; translated from the coding sequence ATGAAAATATCATCCAAACAACTTGACACTCATCTAAACCAAAAATCACTCCTGCCCGTTTATCTTATATGTTCAGACACCCCGATTTTAGTACAAGAAACTCGGGATAGCATTCGACAGGCCGCCCGGCAGCAAGGCTTCCAGCAAGGAGAATTATTCTTTATTGAAACGGGATTTAATTGGCAAGCACTCAATACTGCTATCGACAATTTCAATCTCTTCAGTGAGAAAACATTTATTGAAATACGAAACCCTCAAGCAAAATTTGACGAGAAAGGAATTCAAATATTACTACGCTATTTGGAGAACCCGCCACCTAACAAACGATTGCTAATTGTTACTAACAAACTAACAGCCGCACAACAGAAAACCAGGTGGTATAAAGCTGTTGCTGAATTGGGGGCGGTTATCCCGATTTGGCCAATATCCACTCAAGAATTGCCAACCTGGATTGCACAACGTTTTAAAAAATTTAATTTAACTGTCGACATGGAAAGTATAAATCTTCTTGCGGAATTGACGGAAGGGAATTTATTAGCCACCCAACAAGCGATAGAAAAATTGCGTTTACTTTATCAAAATAAACCAATCCCTCCGCAAACCGTAAGCGCTGTCATTAATGACAGCGGATGCTTTACGGTTTTTGATTTAACGGAAGCTGCATTGTTAGCTAAAACATCACGAGTTATTCGAATTTTGTTAGCTTTGAAGTTTGTCGACAAGGAAGCCGCTCCCTTAGTATTGTGGTCGCTTACCCGTGAATTACGCAACCTTTATATGTTTTTTAAAGAACTTAAAAATGGAAAATCCCTCTCACAATTATTAGCATCGCAATGGCAAACCCGTAAGCAACCATTGAAAATGGCACTCTCACGCCTCAATCCCCAACTTATTGCCAAATTATTGCAACACTCAAAACAAGTAGATTGGATTATAAAGGGGATAATTCCTGGCAATGCCTGGCAAGAATTAGAGATATTAAGTTTAGCTATTGCAGGGAAGGAATTACGATGA
- the nadD gene encoding nicotinate-nucleotide adenylyltransferase, with translation MSFPLLGLFGGTFDPIHSGHIAILSQLIEKITFKNIQLIPCGQPPHRPQPIASPKDRLEMIKCAISNRSIFSVNNIEVVRKEISYTIYTLQYLRNSFPDHSLCFILSTAAFADFNLWHRYAEFLTYCHLIVINRENYYLPTAKWLETLFQHRTEDPDDLAEFLSGKILFQQLHTYPISSTEIRSYLAKGNYSAVESMLSKRVLEYIKKHGLYR, from the coding sequence ATGAGCTTCCCATTATTAGGATTATTTGGAGGAACATTCGATCCAATTCATAGCGGACACATAGCTATTCTTAGCCAATTAATAGAAAAAATTACTTTCAAAAACATTCAATTAATCCCTTGTGGACAACCGCCTCATCGCCCACAACCTATAGCCAGTCCCAAAGACCGCTTGGAAATGATAAAATGCGCTATCAGTAATCGTTCCATTTTTTCTGTTAATAATATCGAAGTTGTAAGAAAAGAAATTTCTTACACCATTTATACTCTCCAATATTTACGAAATTCATTTCCCGACCACTCCCTTTGTTTCATTCTTTCCACCGCCGCTTTTGCTGATTTTAATCTCTGGCACCGCTATGCAGAATTTTTAACCTATTGTCATTTGATCGTAATAAATCGAGAAAATTACTATTTACCTACCGCGAAATGGTTAGAAACCTTATTCCAACATCGAACCGAAGATCCTGATGATCTAGCAGAATTTCTCTCAGGAAAAATATTGTTTCAACAACTTCATACTTACCCGATTAGCTCCACTGAGATTAGAAGTTATTTAGCGAAAGGTAATTACTCGGCTGTAGAATCCATGCTCTCTAAAAGGGTACTTGAATACATAAAAAAGCATGGTCTTTATCGATAA
- the rsfS gene encoding ribosome silencing factor, protein MKSGELVKLVTNTLDEHKGLQISDLDVTALTDLADHVIICSATSKYHANALAYKVIRRAKENGVRPLGVEGETEAEWILIDLHDVIVHIMLPEVRDFYSLEKLWSMAENTRQRYED, encoded by the coding sequence ATGAAAAGTGGTGAACTTGTTAAATTAGTCACTAATACCTTAGATGAGCACAAAGGGTTACAAATCAGCGATCTCGACGTCACGGCCCTAACCGATCTAGCCGATCATGTCATCATTTGTAGTGCCACTTCAAAATACCACGCTAATGCATTAGCTTATAAAGTCATTCGCCGAGCGAAAGAAAATGGAGTGCGGCCTCTCGGAGTAGAGGGTGAAACTGAAGCAGAATGGATCCTAATTGATCTACATGATGTGATTGTCCACATCATGCTTCCCGAAGTCCGCGATTTTTATAGTCTCGAAAAGTTGTGGAGTATGGCAGAAAACACTCGTCAACGTTATGAAGATTAA
- a CDS encoding 23S rRNA (pseudouridine(1915)-N(3))-methyltransferase RlmH: protein MKLSFLIELGEEINTVILSQNGGLAGQRSSNKFVSWRFRRTRTPFVLKKPIGFGPFQLTLAHPLIRIVIAEQIYRAWSIMANHPYHR, encoded by the coding sequence GTGAAATTATCATTCTTAATAGAACTGGGGGAAGAAATTAATACCGTAATTTTATCACAAAATGGCGGACTGGCGGGACAAAGATCGAGCAATAAATTTGTTAGTTGGAGGTTCAGAAGGACTCGTACCCCTTTTGTTTTAAAAAAGCCAATTGGGTTTGGTCCCTTTCAATTAACTCTGGCTCATCCATTAATTCGTATTGTTATTGCAGAACAAATTTATAGAGCTTGGAGTATAATGGCCAATCATCCTTATCATCGTTAA
- the rodA gene encoding rod shape-determining protein RodA — protein sequence MLKNLIPFSPLNYETRLKRRVAQLRWQSLHIDPWLVVLVSILAVFGLFILFSASNQNLSVMVKQLSWLLVGFMVMFLFAHISPKFYCQWTPWAFGFGLFLLISVLAFGNIGKGARRWFDLGFFHLQPSEIMKLAMPMMLAYYFSNKELPPQKTPLFFSLVLLIFPAILTAKQPDLGTAIIIGIAGWSVLLLAGINWRLILVFLALGALSTPILWHFMHPYQKDRVLIFFNPERDPLESGYHIIQSKIALGSGGLFGKGWLHGTQSHLQFLPAHATDFIFAVSGEELGFIGCLILLTLFLVIFIRCLYISNQAQNTYSRLLSGSLSLTFILSALINIGMVVGILPVVGIPLPLISYGGSSVITTMAGFGIIMSIHTHRKLWPS from the coding sequence ATGCTCAAAAACTTAATTCCATTTAGCCCCTTAAATTACGAAACGCGACTTAAACGACGAGTCGCTCAGCTGCGCTGGCAGTCATTACATATTGATCCTTGGCTAGTGGTTCTGGTTTCTATTCTTGCTGTGTTTGGTCTTTTTATTTTGTTCAGTGCCAGCAACCAAAATTTGAGCGTTATGGTTAAGCAACTATCCTGGCTACTAGTTGGTTTTATGGTGATGTTTCTCTTTGCTCATATTTCTCCGAAATTTTATTGTCAATGGACACCTTGGGCATTCGGTTTTGGATTGTTTCTATTAATTAGCGTATTGGCTTTTGGAAATATTGGTAAAGGGGCGCGACGTTGGTTTGATTTAGGATTTTTTCATTTGCAGCCTTCTGAAATTATGAAACTGGCCATGCCCATGATGCTTGCTTATTATTTCAGTAATAAAGAATTACCCCCTCAGAAAACACCATTATTTTTTTCTCTCGTACTTTTAATATTCCCTGCTATTCTAACTGCGAAACAACCTGATTTAGGAACCGCCATAATCATAGGAATTGCAGGCTGGTCCGTTTTATTATTAGCCGGAATAAATTGGCGATTAATTTTAGTTTTTCTTGCTTTAGGTGCGTTGAGTACGCCCATTCTCTGGCATTTTATGCATCCTTATCAAAAGGATCGGGTGTTAATCTTCTTTAACCCAGAAAGGGATCCTTTAGAAAGCGGCTATCATATTATCCAATCAAAAATTGCTCTCGGTTCTGGGGGTCTATTTGGCAAAGGATGGCTACATGGGACACAATCACATCTTCAATTCTTACCGGCTCATGCGACTGATTTTATTTTTGCCGTGAGTGGCGAAGAGCTTGGTTTTATTGGCTGTCTTATCTTACTTACCCTTTTCTTAGTTATTTTTATCCGGTGTTTATATATAAGCAATCAAGCTCAGAATACTTATAGCCGTTTATTAAGCGGAAGTTTAAGTTTAACATTTATTTTATCTGCATTAATTAATATAGGAATGGTTGTTGGCATTTTACCTGTTGTCGGCATACCCCTGCCGCTTATTAGCTATGGAGGCAGTTCTGTTATTACGACAATGGCTGGATTTGGTATTATCATGTCGATACATACGCATAGAAAATTATGGCCTAGTTAA
- a CDS encoding tetratricopeptide repeat protein codes for MYKEQHREAIAYFKEALELKPDYLEAHLNIAAIY; via the coding sequence ATGTACAAAGAACAACATCGTGAAGCAATCGCTTATTTTAAGGAAGCGCTTGAATTAAAACCAGATTATTTAGAAGCTCATTTAAACATCGCCGCCATTTATTAA
- the htpX gene encoding zinc metalloprotease HtpX, with translation MGSIHGFESTAVDWRGSLRRNRRRTVLVITTFILIYLAIGLLIDLYIYAGHYPMATVSQLFTALITLKIFPIATFFTGLIALFSLYVTFAFHHKLMLLGTDYWEITSSTARTLQEKILYNVVEELKVAAALKFMPKIYIIDADYMNAFASGFGEKSAMVAITNGLLMKLDRSELEAVMAHEVSHIRYMDIRLTLTASVLANILLIFVDILFFSALFGRRSRENGARNQLFIFILMLRYLLPLVTMLLMLYLSRIREYMADAGSVELMRDNEPLARALLKIQDDHVQNRDEYASQYMRTPHESVRQAAYIYDPIKAGIEPRNSLSDLFSTHPSFIKRLAAIGYKLKR, from the coding sequence ATGGGTTCTATTCATGGTTTTGAATCAACTGCCGTTGATTGGCGAGGGTCATTACGACGAAATCGACGGCGAACCGTTTTAGTTATTACTACTTTTATATTAATTTATTTAGCGATCGGGCTTCTTATCGATCTATACATTTACGCAGGCCATTACCCAATGGCCACGGTTTCCCAACTTTTTACAGCGCTGATTACCTTAAAAATATTTCCCATTGCTACATTTTTTACCGGATTAATTGCGCTATTTTCTTTGTATGTGACATTTGCTTTCCATCATAAATTAATGCTTCTTGGTACCGATTATTGGGAAATTACTTCCAGCACTGCTAGAACTCTTCAAGAAAAGATACTTTATAATGTTGTAGAAGAATTAAAGGTCGCTGCGGCGCTTAAATTTATGCCTAAAATTTATATAATAGATGCGGATTATATGAACGCGTTTGCTAGCGGTTTTGGTGAAAAGTCGGCAATGGTTGCTATTACTAATGGCCTTTTAATGAAATTGGATCGCAGCGAATTAGAAGCTGTTATGGCACACGAAGTCAGTCACATCCGCTATATGGATATACGCTTAACTTTGACAGCTTCCGTGCTCGCCAATATTCTTTTGATTTTTGTTGATATTCTCTTTTTTAGTGCTCTTTTTGGGAGACGTTCCCGAGAAAATGGAGCCCGAAATCAGTTATTTATTTTCATATTAATGTTGCGCTATTTATTACCTTTAGTAACCATGCTATTAATGCTTTATCTAAGTCGGATCCGAGAATATATGGCTGACGCGGGCTCCGTAGAATTAATGCGTGACAACGAACCTTTGGCGCGGGCACTATTAAAAATTCAAGACGATCATGTACAAAATAGAGACGAATACGCGTCTCAATATATGCGAACTCCTCATGAAAGCGTTCGGCAAGCGGCCTATATTTACGATCCGATCAAGGCGGGTATCGAACCCCGAAATTCATTAAGCGATCTTTTTTCAACACATCCTTCGTTTATTAAGCGTTTAGCAGCTATTGGATATAAACTTAAAAGGTAA